Proteins encoded together in one Campylobacter peloridis LMG 23910 window:
- the dcuC gene encoding C4-dicarboxylate transporter DcuC, with protein sequence MLGLFFAGCSVFLLVFMLYKKINAHMALLLSGLFLLALAGIFGLSPIIDEKQSLHLGLFDIFQVVNTKMSSTLAGLGLTLMCIAGFSAYMDHVGASYALFKVFEKPLKAVKSPYILLLVSYFVIQFLVLFIPSHAGLALLLMVTMYPILVRSGVSKLSALSVIGICQYIDHGPGSGNVILAAKTAEIDPAVYFVHYQLPTTVPIIIAVGIAIYFCSKYFDKKENFTFKRDDVEKELAEHDGKSEELKKPPRIYAILPIIPLVLILGFSSVLDSIMVLMGLTTMEEVEAASSTAIRMNVPVAMMISTFIAIIFEIIRYKSLIDTLNSIMVFFKGMGHLFVITVSLIVCGQVFASGLLSVGFVDTLIDFAKDAGFGVLAIIIAVSILLAVCAFLMGSGNAAFFSFAPLIPNIAKSFGVETIAMIAPIQIMTGFGRCVSPIAPAILAISAMAKVNPLQVVKRTAIPMLVAAVVNVIMTYVYL encoded by the coding sequence ATGCTAGGTTTATTTTTTGCAGGATGTTCTGTATTTTTACTTGTTTTTATGCTTTATAAAAAAATCAACGCTCATATGGCGTTGCTTTTAAGTGGTTTATTTTTGTTAGCTTTAGCAGGAATTTTTGGACTTTCGCCTATTATTGATGAAAAGCAATCTTTGCATTTAGGACTTTTTGATATTTTCCAAGTAGTAAATACCAAAATGTCAAGTACTCTAGCAGGTCTTGGACTTACTTTGATGTGTATAGCAGGATTTTCTGCTTATATGGATCATGTGGGTGCAAGTTATGCTTTATTTAAAGTATTTGAAAAACCTTTAAAAGCAGTAAAATCCCCTTATATTTTATTGTTAGTTTCATATTTTGTAATCCAATTTTTAGTGCTTTTTATACCTTCACATGCAGGTTTAGCACTTTTGCTTATGGTTACAATGTATCCTATTTTGGTGCGTTCAGGCGTTTCTAAACTTTCTGCACTTTCAGTGATTGGAATTTGTCAATACATTGACCATGGCCCAGGAAGTGGTAATGTAATTTTAGCTGCAAAAACAGCTGAAATTGATCCAGCGGTGTATTTTGTGCATTATCAGCTTCCTACAACTGTGCCTATTATCATAGCAGTAGGTATTGCAATTTATTTTTGCTCAAAATATTTTGATAAAAAAGAAAATTTCACATTTAAGCGCGATGATGTTGAAAAAGAATTAGCAGAACATGATGGCAAAAGTGAAGAGCTTAAAAAGCCACCTAGAATTTATGCGATTTTACCTATTATACCTTTAGTGTTAATTTTGGGTTTTAGTAGTGTTTTAGATAGCATCATGGTATTAATGGGGCTTACTACTATGGAAGAGGTTGAAGCAGCTTCATCTACTGCTATTAGAATGAATGTACCAGTTGCAATGATGATTTCTACTTTCATAGCGATTATTTTTGAAATTATACGCTATAAAAGTTTGATTGATACTTTAAATTCTATCATGGTATTTTTTAAAGGTATGGGGCATTTGTTTGTAATTACCGTTTCTTTGATTGTTTGTGGTCAAGTTTTTGCAAGCGGACTTTTATCAGTTGGTTTTGTAGATACTTTAATAGACTTTGCAAAAGATGCAGGTTTTGGAGTACTTGCTATTATCATAGCAGTTTCTATTTTACTTGCTGTGTGTGCGTTTTTGATGGGTTCAGGAAATGCAGCATTTTTTTCTTTTGCACCGCTTATCCCAAATATAGCAAAATCTTTTGGCGTTGAAACCATAGCTATGATAGCACCTATTCAAATCATGACAGGTTTTGGTAGATGTGTTTCGCCTATTGCACCGGCTATTTTGGCAATTTCAGCTATGGCTAAAGTAAATCCCTTACAAGTTGTAAAAAGAACAGCTATTCCTATGCTTGTAGCTGCTGTTGTTAATGTGATTATGACTTATGTTTATTTATAA
- a CDS encoding trans-sulfuration enzyme family protein has protein sequence MNNKTKLIHLGRGDENAEVRSVNPTLMRASTILFKDHATWQKYRELRKTDRVLSYGARGTATNFELEKLICALEGGHRAQLFPTGLAALAMVLLNYASKDAHFLITDAIYGPVRTICDLFLAKMGVEIDFLKADASDVEEKIKPNTKLILCESPGSILYEIIDLPKLCEIAHKHNIPVAIDNTYSSGYFLNPLALGVDISVIAATKYLSGHSDVTMGIVVINEKEWKNFDKLPEALGFTTSPDDAYLVLRGMRTLDVRMRAHEKSADEVVEFLQSRKEVKTIFYPKLKTHPNHEVFMRDHKGANGMVTIEFADGISKEQAIKFVDDLEYFSIGASWGGYESLATVTTPPRTATDWSTRGPFVRFHIGLEDSKDLIADLKQAFEKINFKG, from the coding sequence ATGAATAACAAAACTAAATTAATCCACTTAGGAAGAGGCGATGAAAATGCTGAAGTAAGATCAGTTAATCCAACCTTAATGCGTGCATCAACCATACTTTTTAAAGATCATGCTACTTGGCAAAAATACCGCGAGTTAAGAAAAACTGATCGTGTTTTAAGTTATGGTGCTAGAGGAACAGCTACAAATTTTGAGCTTGAAAAACTAATTTGTGCGCTTGAGGGTGGCCATAGAGCACAACTTTTTCCAACAGGGCTTGCAGCATTAGCTATGGTGCTTTTAAATTATGCTAGCAAAGATGCTCATTTTTTAATCACTGATGCTATTTATGGGCCTGTTAGAACAATTTGTGATTTATTTTTAGCTAAAATGGGTGTGGAGATTGACTTTTTAAAAGCTGATGCAAGTGATGTGGAAGAAAAAATTAAACCTAATACAAAATTAATCCTTTGTGAAAGTCCAGGTTCTATACTTTATGAAATCATAGATTTACCAAAACTTTGTGAAATTGCACACAAACACAATATACCAGTAGCAATTGATAATACTTATTCAAGTGGGTATTTTTTAAATCCGCTTGCACTTGGAGTAGATATTTCAGTAATTGCAGCAACTAAATACTTAAGCGGGCATTCTGATGTTACTATGGGTATAGTGGTGATTAATGAAAAAGAATGGAAAAATTTTGACAAATTACCAGAAGCTTTGGGATTTACCACTAGCCCTGATGATGCTTATTTAGTGCTTCGTGGTATGAGAACTTTAGATGTAAGAATGAGGGCTCATGAAAAAAGTGCAGATGAAGTAGTAGAGTTTTTACAAAGTAGAAAAGAAGTTAAAACAATTTTTTATCCAAAATTAAAAACTCATCCAAACCATGAAGTTTTTATGCGTGATCACAAAGGTGCTAATGGTATGGTAACGATTGAATTTGCAGATGGCATTTCAAAAGAACAAGCTATTAAATTTGTAGATGATTTAGAGTATTTTTCAATCGGTGCAAGTTGGGGTGGATATGAGAGCTTAGCTACTGTTACTACTCCGCCAAGAACTGCGACAGATTGGAGTACTAGAGGGCCTTTTGTGAGATTTCATATAGGCCTTGAAGATAGTAAGGATTTGATTGCTGATTTAAAACAAGCATTTGAAAAAATCAATTTTAAAGGATAA
- the purB gene encoding adenylosuccinate lyase, which translates to MGVSVFDMRLLQDSWSTPAMRAVFSEENRIQKWLDVEAALANAQAKLGIIPSEAAKEISKKAHYKFMDMDFIFAEFKKTKHPLVPTVRGLEKACENGFGEYVHFGVTTQDIIDTGIVLQFKEAMALIKQDLKDIAKNLAKIAKEHKNTAMMGRTLALQALPITFGHKVAIWLSELNRHYERIIELEKRLYVGLIVGAVGTKASLSEKANEVEKLTLESLNLEVPDISWQPARDRFIELGYVLGNINATFNKIAHQLLILAHNEIDEIAEPFGKGQVGSSTMPHKRNPAVSENAVTVSNALRANIAILSDIERHEHERDGQVWKMEWKLLPEAFLMLSVVLANMKFVFDDLEVKKDKMLKNLDTLNGFVLAERVMFALSDHYGKQHAHEIVYENAMRGIENHKTFKAVLLEDERVSKILSEKDIDVLMDATTYVGYAPKLVDEFLEKIANSEILK; encoded by the coding sequence ATGGGTGTGAGTGTATTTGATATGAGGTTGCTTCAAGATTCTTGGAGCACCCCTGCAATGAGAGCTGTTTTTAGTGAAGAAAATAGAATTCAAAAATGGCTTGATGTAGAAGCTGCCCTAGCAAATGCTCAAGCAAAACTTGGCATTATTCCTAGTGAAGCGGCTAAAGAGATAAGTAAAAAAGCGCATTATAAATTTATGGATATGGATTTTATTTTTGCTGAGTTTAAAAAGACTAAACACCCTTTAGTGCCTACCGTGCGTGGTTTAGAAAAAGCTTGTGAAAATGGTTTTGGTGAATATGTGCATTTTGGAGTTACTACTCAAGATATCATCGATACAGGCATAGTTTTACAATTTAAAGAAGCTATGGCTTTAATCAAGCAAGATTTAAAAGATATAGCTAAAAATTTAGCAAAAATCGCAAAAGAGCATAAAAATACCGCAATGATGGGAAGAACTTTAGCTTTGCAAGCTTTACCTATAACTTTTGGGCATAAAGTTGCAATTTGGCTTAGTGAGCTTAACCGCCATTATGAAAGAATTATAGAACTTGAAAAAAGATTATATGTAGGATTAATCGTAGGTGCAGTAGGAACTAAAGCAAGTTTGAGTGAGAAGGCTAATGAAGTAGAAAAACTTACTTTAGAAAGTTTAAATTTAGAAGTTCCTGATATCTCATGGCAACCAGCAAGGGATCGTTTCATCGAGCTTGGTTATGTTTTAGGCAATATCAATGCAACCTTTAACAAAATCGCCCATCAGCTTTTAATCTTAGCTCATAATGAAATCGATGAAATTGCTGAACCTTTTGGAAAAGGTCAAGTAGGAAGCTCTACTATGCCACATAAAAGAAATCCTGCAGTAAGTGAAAACGCAGTAACAGTAAGTAATGCCCTAAGAGCAAATATCGCAATTTTAAGCGATATAGAAAGACACGAGCATGAAAGAGATGGTCAAGTTTGGAAAATGGAATGGAAGCTTTTACCAGAAGCATTTTTAATGCTTTCGGTGGTGCTAGCTAATATGAAATTTGTTTTTGATGATTTAGAAGTTAAAAAAGATAAAATGCTAAAAAATCTTGATACGCTTAATGGCTTTGTATTAGCAGAACGCGTGATGTTTGCTTTGAGTGATCATTATGGTAAGCAACATGCCCATGAGATTGTGTATGAAAATGCTATGAGAGGTATAGAAAATCATAAAACTTTCAAAGCAGTTTTGCTTGAAGATGAGCGTGTGAGTAAAATTTTGAGTGAAAAAGACATTGATGTTTTAATGGACGCTACAACTTATGTGGGTTATGCACCAAAATTAGTCGATGAATTTTTAGAAAAAATTGCAAATTCTGAAATTTTAAAGTAG
- a CDS encoding MmgE/PrpD family protein, with amino-acid sequence MYLSEKLAEFIINLDYEAIPSETKQRAKELMLDTLGTALAAKNEFCVLNATKAFEALSINPSEKIWCEDKKLDVIYAAMVNAIAAHALDFDDTHTEAILHASAILTPLCLTYGFSVSKDGKKVLKAFIVGWEIAARVGIASKGSFHKRGFHTTAIAGIFGSVAASCVLLDLNKEQIINALGLAGSFASGVNEFLSNGSNSKVLHIANALKNGILVANFAKANMSGPLSIFEGRDNIFRTFGLENECDKNELCKGLNEIWQVMQVSLKPYPSCHFAHGLIDCAMSLRNDGLKAQEIKSLHCFVDEVPISFICDPIEAKYTPQSAYAAKFSMPFLMALAFFDGKITLKSYENLNRAEVIEFAKKISYEKKKSSGFPKYFPGHLEAVLNDGRVVKKDVFINKGNFDNPLSFDELKEKFLSNASIALSLEKAEGLVKKLQNLENLNSFDF; translated from the coding sequence ATGTATTTGAGTGAAAAATTAGCCGAATTTATCATAAATTTAGACTATGAAGCTATTCCTAGTGAGACAAAGCAAAGAGCAAAAGAACTTATGCTTGATACACTAGGAACAGCCCTAGCTGCTAAAAATGAATTTTGTGTTTTAAATGCAACTAAGGCTTTTGAGGCCTTAAGCATAAATCCTAGTGAAAAAATTTGGTGTGAAGATAAAAAGCTTGATGTAATTTATGCAGCGATGGTAAATGCCATTGCAGCACATGCACTTGATTTTGATGATACGCACACTGAAGCCATTTTGCACGCTAGTGCGATTTTAACCCCGCTTTGCTTAACTTATGGATTTAGCGTGAGTAAAGATGGAAAAAAAGTTTTGAAAGCCTTTATTGTGGGTTGGGAAATTGCTGCTAGAGTGGGTATAGCAAGCAAAGGAAGTTTTCACAAACGCGGTTTTCATACTACAGCTATAGCAGGGATTTTTGGTAGTGTGGCTGCAAGTTGTGTTTTGCTTGATTTAAACAAAGAACAAATCATCAATGCACTAGGTTTAGCAGGAAGTTTTGCAAGTGGGGTGAATGAGTTTTTATCCAATGGATCTAATTCTAAAGTTTTACACATAGCCAATGCTTTAAAAAATGGAATTTTAGTAGCAAATTTTGCAAAAGCTAATATGAGTGGGCCTTTGAGTATATTTGAAGGAAGGGATAATATCTTTAGAACTTTTGGCTTAGAAAATGAGTGCGATAAAAATGAGCTTTGCAAGGGTTTAAATGAAATTTGGCAAGTAATGCAAGTATCTTTAAAACCTTATCCAAGTTGCCATTTTGCCCATGGGCTTATTGATTGTGCTATGAGTTTAAGAAATGATGGCTTAAAAGCACAAGAGATTAAAAGTTTGCATTGTTTTGTTGATGAGGTGCCAATTTCATTTATTTGCGATCCAATCGAAGCAAAATACACTCCACAAAGTGCTTATGCGGCTAAATTTTCTATGCCATTTTTAATGGCTTTAGCCTTTTTTGATGGCAAAATTACTTTAAAGTCTTATGAAAATTTAAATAGGGCTGAAGTGATAGAATTTGCTAAAAAAATTAGTTATGAAAAGAAAAAATCTAGCGGTTTTCCTAAATACTTCCCTGGGCATTTAGAAGCTGTTTTAAATGATGGAAGAGTGGTTAAAAAAGATGTGTTTATTAATAAAGGAAATTTTGACAATCCTTTAAGTTTTGATGAATTAAAAGAAAAATTCCTTTCAAATGCTAGTATAGCACTTTCTTTAGAAAAGGCTGAGGGATTAGTTAAAAAGCTTCAAAATTTAGAAAATTTAAATAGTTTTGATTTTTAG
- a CDS encoding FeoA family protein — protein sequence MTLDTLKDNEEAIIIGFKADKQLQARLFSFGFAKNKKIKKIRSSMANSTIMVELEASCVILRASEAKAIEIAKELK from the coding sequence ATGACTTTAGATACTTTAAAAGACAATGAAGAAGCTATTATAATAGGCTTTAAAGCAGATAAACAACTTCAAGCTAGGCTTTTTAGTTTTGGTTTTGCAAAAAATAAAAAAATCAAAAAAATTCGTTCTTCTATGGCAAATTCGACTATTATGGTTGAACTTGAAGCAAGTTGTGTGATTTTAAGAGCTAGCGAAGCTAAGGCTATTGAAATTGCAAAAGAGTTAAAATGA
- the feoB gene encoding ferrous iron transport protein B, which yields MKKITIALVGQPNVGKSLLINALCKANMKVGNFSGVTVEKAEAKIVYKDYELNFIDLPGTYALDGYSEEEKITKQFLEQGKYDLIVNVLDSTNLERNLILSAALLQMQKKMIMALNMQDEARHEGIMINYEILSNLLSTPCVGISAKTKDNLSILLDLIIKTYEEDLKTINRIYCDVIEEELEKIIHFLDTEKIHHSHKKEFALSLLKNEKITDNVDLKNFVKKSQDNICKHFCNQEIDAIFKEELLAFSNAIVAKVLRKGVKNLNHTKEIDAILINKYLGIPIFLFFMWALFQLTFSLGQIPMDYIEGFFAYLGEAIKANISNEFIASALADGIVGGVGAVIGFLPNIVILFFGIALLETTGYMARVAFLLDGILYKFGLHGKSFIPLITGFGCSVPAFMATRTLKNKKDRLLTLFIINFMSCGARLPVYVLFVGAFFPNDVAGNYLFGIYLLGAFLGLIAAKILRMSAFRGQDEPFVMEMPKYRMPNWNLVWFMVFNKAKMYLKKAGTFILLASLLIWFASNFPVQKNQNQDLLLQQELQVENSYLGQFGKAIEPVFAPLGFDWKLSVSLVSGLAAKEVMISTMGVLYSLGGDVSENDNALRAYIAKNIPFEVAIAYILFVMIYNPCFAATIVFAKEAGGKKYVFYLFAFSCIFAYIIAFIGINIINLFT from the coding sequence ATGAAAAAAATTACCATTGCTTTAGTAGGCCAACCAAATGTTGGAAAAAGTTTATTAATTAATGCTCTTTGTAAGGCCAATATGAAAGTTGGTAATTTTAGCGGGGTTACGGTTGAAAAGGCTGAAGCAAAGATAGTTTATAAAGATTATGAACTTAATTTTATAGATTTACCAGGAACTTATGCACTTGATGGTTATAGTGAAGAAGAAAAAATCACTAAGCAGTTTTTAGAGCAGGGAAAATACGACTTAATCGTCAATGTTTTAGATTCTACAAATTTAGAAAGAAATTTAATCTTAAGTGCAGCCCTTTTGCAAATGCAAAAAAAGATGATTATGGCTTTAAATATGCAAGATGAAGCAAGGCATGAGGGCATAATGATAAATTATGAAATATTGTCTAATTTATTGAGCACGCCATGTGTAGGAATTTCTGCTAAGACAAAGGATAATTTATCGATTTTATTAGATCTTATCATCAAAACTTATGAAGAGGATTTAAAAACGATAAATAGAATTTATTGTGATGTTATTGAAGAAGAATTAGAAAAAATCATTCATTTTTTAGATACTGAAAAAATCCACCACTCCCACAAAAAGGAATTTGCACTTTCTTTGCTTAAAAATGAAAAAATAACAGACAATGTGGATTTAAAAAATTTTGTTAAAAAAAGTCAAGATAATATATGTAAGCATTTTTGCAACCAAGAAATTGATGCGATTTTTAAAGAAGAATTACTTGCTTTTAGCAATGCTATAGTGGCTAAGGTTTTAAGAAAGGGTGTTAAAAATTTAAATCATACCAAAGAAATTGATGCGATTTTGATTAACAAATACTTGGGTATTCCTATATTTTTATTTTTTATGTGGGCTTTGTTCCAGCTAACTTTTAGCTTGGGTCAAATTCCTATGGATTATATAGAAGGATTTTTTGCTTATTTAGGTGAAGCAATTAAAGCAAATATTAGCAATGAATTTATCGCTTCAGCACTTGCTGATGGGATTGTGGGCGGTGTTGGTGCTGTTATTGGCTTTTTGCCTAATATTGTGATTTTATTTTTTGGTATAGCCTTGCTTGAAACGACTGGATATATGGCTAGAGTGGCGTTTTTGCTTGATGGAATTTTGTATAAATTTGGCTTGCATGGAAAAAGTTTTATCCCTTTAATCACAGGTTTTGGCTGTTCGGTGCCTGCTTTTATGGCTACAAGAACGCTTAAAAATAAAAAAGATCGTTTGCTAACACTTTTTATTATAAATTTTATGAGTTGTGGTGCAAGACTTCCTGTTTATGTGCTTTTTGTTGGAGCGTTTTTTCCAAATGATGTGGCTGGGAATTATTTGTTTGGAATTTATCTTTTGGGTGCTTTTTTGGGTTTGATTGCAGCAAAAATTTTAAGAATGAGTGCTTTTAGGGGTCAAGATGAACCTTTTGTGATGGAGATGCCAAAATACAGAATGCCAAATTGGAATTTAGTTTGGTTTATGGTTTTTAATAAGGCTAAAATGTATTTGAAAAAAGCAGGAACTTTTATTTTGCTTGCTTCTTTATTAATTTGGTTTGCGAGTAATTTTCCAGTGCAAAAAAATCAAAATCAAGATTTGCTTTTGCAACAAGAATTACAAGTTGAAAACAGCTATTTAGGCCAGTTTGGCAAGGCTATAGAACCTGTTTTTGCACCACTTGGTTTTGATTGGAAGCTTAGCGTTTCTTTAGTGAGTGGTTTGGCGGCTAAGGAAGTGATGATTTCTACTATGGGTGTGCTTTATTCTTTAGGTGGGGATGTAAGTGAGAATGATAATGCACTAAGAGCTTATATAGCAAAAAATATCCCTTTTGAAGTAGCTATAGCTTATATTTTATTTGTAATGATTTATAATCCTTGCTTTGCAGCTACTATAGTTTTTGCCAAAGAAGCAGGTGGTAAAAAATATGTCTTTTACCTTTTTGCTTTTAGCTGTATTTTTGCATATATAATAGCTTTTATAGGGATTAATATTATAAATTTATTTACTTAA
- the acpP gene encoding acyl carrier protein, giving the protein MATFDDVKAVVVEQLSVDEDAVKMESKIIEDLGADSLDVVELVMALEEKFDVEIPDSDAEKLVKIEDVVNYIDNLQK; this is encoded by the coding sequence ATGGCAACTTTTGATGATGTAAAAGCAGTTGTAGTTGAACAATTAAGTGTTGATGAAGATGCGGTTAAAATGGAATCTAAAATTATTGAAGATTTAGGCGCAGATTCATTAGATGTTGTTGAGCTAGTAATGGCTTTAGAAGAAAAATTTGATGTAGAAATTCCAGATAGTGATGCTGAAAAATTAGTAAAAATCGAAGATGTTGTAAATTATATTGATAATCTTCAAAAATAA
- a CDS encoding beta-ketoacyl-ACP synthase II, with protein sequence MKRVVVTGIGMINALGLDKDSSFKAICEGKSGVDKITLFDTTDFPVQIAAEVKNFDPLSVCDAKEVKKIDRFIQLGIKAAREAMEDAKFDENLNKEEFGIVSAAGIGGLPNIEKNSVTCFERGPRKITPFFIPSALVNMLGGIISIEHGLQGPNISCVTACAAGTHAIGEAYKSIALGNADKMLVVGAEAAICAVGIGGFAAMKALSTRNDDPAKASRPFDKERDGFVMGEGAGALVFEEYEAAKKRGAKIYAELVGFGESADAHHITSPTLEGPLRAMKKALKMAGNPKVDYINAHGTSTPVNDKNETAAIKELFKDQIPLVSSTKGQTGHCLGAAGAIEAVVSLMALDQGILPPTINQTSADENCDLDYIPNTARKSEINVVMSNSFGFGGTNGCVIFKKVD encoded by the coding sequence TTGAAACGCGTTGTAGTAACAGGTATAGGAATGATAAATGCCCTTGGATTAGATAAAGATAGCTCATTTAAAGCTATTTGTGAGGGTAAAAGTGGTGTTGATAAAATAACTCTTTTTGATACCACAGATTTTCCAGTGCAAATTGCAGCTGAAGTTAAAAATTTTGATCCTTTAAGTGTTTGTGATGCTAAAGAGGTTAAAAAAATTGATCGTTTCATACAACTTGGTATTAAAGCAGCAAGAGAAGCTATGGAAGATGCTAAATTTGATGAAAATTTAAATAAAGAAGAATTTGGTATTGTATCAGCTGCTGGTATTGGTGGTTTACCAAATATAGAAAAAAATTCTGTTACTTGTTTTGAACGCGGACCACGCAAAATAACTCCTTTTTTTATACCTTCAGCGTTAGTTAATATGCTTGGAGGGATAATTTCTATTGAACATGGCTTACAAGGACCTAATATTTCTTGTGTAACAGCATGTGCAGCAGGAACTCATGCTATAGGCGAAGCTTACAAAAGTATAGCCTTAGGTAATGCTGATAAAATGCTTGTAGTAGGAGCTGAGGCTGCTATTTGTGCTGTAGGTATAGGTGGTTTTGCTGCTATGAAAGCTTTATCAACAAGAAATGATGATCCAGCTAAAGCTTCAAGGCCATTTGATAAAGAAAGAGATGGTTTTGTTATGGGTGAGGGAGCTGGTGCTTTGGTTTTTGAAGAATATGAGGCAGCTAAAAAGCGTGGAGCTAAAATTTATGCTGAATTAGTAGGTTTTGGCGAGAGTGCTGATGCACATCATATAACTTCTCCAACACTAGAAGGACCATTGCGTGCTATGAAAAAAGCCTTGAAAATGGCAGGAAATCCGAAGGTAGATTATATTAATGCACATGGAACTTCTACTCCAGTAAATGATAAAAATGAAACAGCAGCTATTAAAGAGCTTTTTAAAGATCAAATTCCTTTGGTGAGTTCTACAAAAGGCCAAACAGGACACTGCTTAGGTGCTGCTGGTGCTATTGAAGCAGTTGTTTCTTTAATGGCTCTTGATCAAGGTATTTTACCACCAACTATTAATCAAACATCAGCTGATGAAAATTGTGATCTTGACTATATACCAAATACTGCGAGAAAAAGTGAAATTAATGTTGTAATGAGCAATTCTTTTGGTTTTGGTGGAACAAATGGCTGTGTAATTTTCAAAAAAGTAGATTAA
- a CDS encoding acetyl-CoA carboxylase carboxyltransferase subunit alpha, translating into MASYLDFEKNIQQIDEDLANAKIKGDEEAVKILEKNLEKETQKVYKNLSDYQRLQLARHPDRPYALDYIQAILSDAYEIHGDRAFRDDPAIVCYAGYIGGKKIIVIGEQKGRGTKEKLYRNFGMPHPEGYRKALRVAKMAEKFDIPVLFLVDTPGAYPGIGAEERGQSEAIARNLYELSNLKTITIAVVIGEGGSGGALAIGVADKLAMMKNSVFSVISPEGCAAILWNDPSKSEAATKAMKVTADDLKNQGLIDDVIEEPMSGAHRDKENAIKNLSDYVLNAINELEKYDKRELAAIRMQKIFKFGAFSE; encoded by the coding sequence ATGGCTTCATATTTAGATTTTGAAAAAAATATTCAACAAATTGATGAAGATTTAGCAAATGCTAAAATCAAAGGCGATGAAGAGGCAGTAAAAATTTTAGAAAAAAATCTAGAAAAAGAAACTCAAAAAGTATATAAAAATTTAAGTGATTATCAGCGTTTGCAACTTGCAAGACATCCTGATCGTCCTTATGCGCTTGATTATATCCAAGCTATATTAAGTGATGCATATGAAATTCATGGTGATCGTGCTTTTAGAGATGATCCAGCTATAGTTTGTTATGCAGGGTATATAGGTGGAAAGAAAATTATAGTTATAGGCGAACAAAAAGGAAGAGGAACAAAGGAAAAACTTTATAGAAATTTTGGTATGCCTCATCCTGAAGGCTATAGAAAGGCTTTAAGAGTAGCTAAAATGGCTGAAAAATTTGATATACCAGTGTTGTTTTTGGTTGATACCCCGGGTGCATATCCAGGTATTGGTGCAGAAGAGCGTGGGCAGAGTGAAGCTATAGCTAGAAATTTATATGAACTTAGCAATCTAAAAACTATCACTATAGCAGTAGTTATAGGAGAAGGTGGAAGTGGAGGTGCTTTAGCTATAGGTGTTGCAGATAAATTAGCCATGATGAAAAATTCTGTTTTTTCTGTGATTTCACCAGAAGGATGTGCGGCTATTTTATGGAATGATCCTTCAAAAAGTGAGGCAGCAACTAAAGCTATGAAAGTTACAGCAGATGATTTAAAAAATCAAGGTTTAATAGATGATGTTATCGAAGAACCAATGAGTGGAGCTCATAGAGATAAAGAAAATGCTATTAAAAATTTAAGTGATTATGTTTTAAATGCTATAAATGAACTTGAAAAATACGACAAACGAGAATTAGCAGCTATAAGAATGCAAAAAATATTCAAATTTGGAGCTTTTTCTGAATAA